The Thermoleophilia bacterium sequence GAACGGCCGGAAGATCCGCCCCGTGGTCGAGGCGATCCTGATGCACCCCGATTTCTACCGGGGCCCGGCGATGGTCAAGCCGCCGGTCGTCTTCGCCGCCGGCCTCATGCGGGCGCTGAAGCTGACGATCACGACCGAGGACTGGACCTGGCTGAGCTCCTCGGCCGGCCAGCAGCTCTTCCTGCCGCCCAACGTCTCCGGCTGGGACGACGACCGCTGGCTCGACACCTCGACCACCCGGGCCCGCTGGCTGATGGTCACCGTCGCCCTCGAAGACAGGGCCGCTGACGCCTGGGACGAGGACAACCCCTACAAGACCACCGAAAACACGCGAGAGGCCCTCAATCGAGCCCTCGCGACCTACGGCTGGCCCGCTCTGAGGGCCGAGCACCAGCGCGAGCTGGTCTCGCTCTCGAACCGGGTCCACGGGCAGATCACCGAGGAATGGCAGGAAGGGCCTTACCGGGCCCTCCGCCAGAACGCCCTGCTCCAGCTGATCGCCGTCTCCCCCGACGTGCAACTCTCATGAGCCACGACTGCTGCAATAACTACACGCGCTCCCAGCTCCTGCGGGACGCCGCCGCCCAGGCCGGCCAGGGCCTGCCGGTCATCGAGACAGGCATGCCGCTGCCGGCCGGCACCGGCCTCACCCGGCGCCGCTTCCTTGCCGGCGCGACCGGACTCGCACTATCGGTCTACGGCGCCTCGAAGCTGCCGTTCTCGATCTTCGACGAAGGCATCGCCCAGGCGGCGCAGTCCGACCGGGTGATCGTCTCGATCTTCCTCGATGGTGGTGCCGACGCGCTCAGCATCCTCGCGCCGACCGGCCATCCGCGCTACTACGACCTGCGGCCGAACCTGGCCCTGAGCCCGGAGAGCGGCACCGCCTTCAGCGAGGACCCGAGCCTTCGCTGGCATCCGGCCGCCGCCGGCCTCAGCCAGCTCCACGGCGAAGGCAAGGTCACGGTGCTGCCGGCGATCGGCTACGACAGCCCGAACCAGTCCCACTTCACCTCCCGCCATTTCTGGGAAGTCGGCGAGCTCGATACGAACGGCATGACCGGCTGGCTCGGCCGCTACCTCGACCACGTCGGCAGCGACGTCAATCCCCTCCAGGGCCTCTCCCTGAGCGGCACCCTCTCCCCCGCGCTGGCCACGGCCGAGAAACCCGTCGCGGCAGTCGACGGGGTCACCGACTACGACCTCTGGTCACACGTCGACGATCCGGTCAGCCGGGAACTCTTCCGCAGCTTCAAACGCATGGGCTCCTTCCGGTCGGACTCGCCGGCGCTCGAGCAGAGCCGCCGCGCGATCGGTAGCACCAACATCGTGCGGGAGTCGCTCGAAGGATTCGACGAATTCAAGTCGCCGGTGGTCTACCCCGAAGACAGCTATCTCGCCCGGCAGCTCTCCGGCCTCGGCGCCCTGCTCGGCGCCGGCATGCCGCTTCATATCGTTTCGGTGAATGCCGACGGCGGCTACGACACCCACTCCGACCAGGCCACAGAGCTCGAAGGAAACCTCAAGTCGACCTGCGACTCGATCCTCGCCTTCCAGCGCGACCTCGAGAAGCGCGGCCTCCAGGACCGGGTGCTGATCGAGATGTGGAGCGAGTTCGGCCGGCGTCCGGAAGAGAACTCGTCCGGCACCGATCACGGCGCCGCCGGAGCCGCCTTCATCATCGGAAGCTTGGCCAACGGGCACATGGTCGGCGAGTTCCCCGGGCTGACCAAGCTCGACGAGGACGACAACCTCCGCCACACCAGCGACTTCCGGTCCATGTACTGCTCACTGCTCGAGCAGTGGCTGGGCCAGGATGCGACCCCGATCATCCCCGGCGCCTCCAAGCTGGTGCGGCCAAAGCTGGTGCGGGCTTGATCCGGAGGGCCGCATTGCCCCTCGGCCTCCTGCTGCTGGCCGCCTGCCTCCTCACGCCGACCGCCGGCGCGACCGATGTCGCCGCGACCAGCGCCGCGAAGTGCACCTACAAGTGGAAGAAGAAACGCATCGTCAAGTACGTGAAGCGCCACGGCAAGAAGAAGCGCATTGTCAGGATCAGGAAGTACCGGGTCTGTGTCCCGGTCGAGCCGGCGCCTCCGGCCAGGCTCGGGGTCAAGGCCTATGAATACGGATTCACTCTCAGCCGCACCAGCCTGGCCGCCGGGGACACCGTGGTCGAACTCAGCAACCGTGGCGAAGACGAGCACAACCTCCACATCCAGAAGGTCTCTGGTGGAACGGAAACCGTCATCCCGGACACGGCGCCATCAACCTATGACCGCGCCAGGTTCACCACGCAGCCCGGCACCTACCGTCTCTGGTGCTCGCTGCCGACCCACGCCGAACTCGGCATGGACACGACTTTCGTCGCCACCGGCGACTGACTCACCGGTAGCCGCTATTCGATCGGGCGGTGGGACCCGCCGTGCTCGTACTGCTCGGGGCCGAGGCGCGCGGGGCGGCCGATCGATCCGACCTCCGCCAGGTCGCGGGAGAACGGCAGGCTCGCGGTCCAGTCGATGACCGCCCTGACCTTCCGGGACAGTCCCGGGATCTGGCTCATGTGGTACGAACGGGCCATCCACCAGGCGGGGAAACCGCGGAACTTGAAGTTGCCGATTTTGCCGACGGCCTTGTAGCGGCCGAGGTTGACGAAGGCCGCTCCGCCGCGATAGTCGAAAGTCTTTGCGGCACCGATCCCGACCGAGGCGGCGATGTTGGCCGCGACGACCGGGGCCTGGCGAACCGCATGCTGTGCTGTCGGTGGGCAGAGTCCGCCGGTCGGGTCGGGCACCGCCGCCGCGTCACCGAGTGCCCAGACTCCGGGCATGCCTTCAACCGCAAGGCTGGAGTCGACGATGACCTTGCCGCTTTCATCGAGCGGCACGGCCAGATTCTTGAGGCTCGGATGCGGCACGACGCCGGCGGTCCAGACCAGGGTGCGGGTGGGAATGACCTCTCCCGTGGAGATCGTCGCCGTCGTAGCGGTGACTTCACTCAGGGTGGTGCTCATCCGGATGTCGATGCCCCGGCCCCGGAGTTCACGGACCGCGTAGTCGGCAAGGCTCTGGTCGACTTCCGGCAGGACGCGGTCTTTTGCTTCGACCAGCACCCAGCGCATGCCGTGGAGACGCGCCCTCGGATAGTGCTGCATCGCGTCGGCCGCGAAATCCTGCAGCTCGGCCAGCGCTTCGAGTCCGGAATAGCCGCCCCCGACGAAGACGTAAGTCAGGAGCTGGTCGCGCAAAGCCGCGTCTTCGGTCGAGTTGGCCTGCTCGAGCGTGTCGATCACGTGGTTTCGCAAATAGATCGCGTCGGCCAGGCCCTTGAACCCGACTGCGTGCTCACTCAGGCCGGGGATCGGGAGAAAGCGGGAGATCGAACCGGGCGCCAGGACGAGGTGGTCGTACGGCACCGTCTCGTTCTCCCCGGCATGGTCGTGCAGGCGGACCGTCTTGTTCCCGGGATCGTGGGCATCGATCACGCCGAGGCGCAGATTGGCCCTGTGAATGATGTCGCGCAGCGGCGTGACCACGTGCCGCGGCTCCAGTGTCCCCGCGGCAGCTTCGGGCAGAAATGGCGTGTACAGGGCGAAGTTGACGTCGTTGACCAGGCTGAGCCGGGCCGACTGCCGCGGCAGAACCTTCTCCAGATGGCGAGCCACATTGGCCCCCGCAAACCCACCACCGGCAATGACGATATTCCAAGCCATGAACCGATTATAGGGCTAGTAACAAAGTGTCACAATCTCATGTCCGCCACACGCTTGCACTACGATTGACCGATGCCTACGAATCGCAGGGACGGCTTCGGCCGATCGGGTGTCATCTGGCCCTGCGCCGGGGCACTGATTGCCGCCTTCGTACTTTTCATGGGTCTCTGGCAGGCCCAGCCCGCCGGCGCCGCACCAGCGGTCTCCGAGCATTCAGTGACTGCTGATCCCGACGTCGTTGCCGACAGCTGGAGCCGCCAGGACCTGCTCTCCGCCAAGCCGGCCCCGATGCCGACGCCACCCGAAGCCTCCTTCGACGTGCCCGACTTCGACGCGGGTGTCTCGGCGAGCACGGGCCCCTTCTACCCCCCGGATCCGACCACGCTGCCCGAGCGGTTCCAGGGCAAGGTGTTCTTCGACCTCGGTGACAACCGATACCAGTGCTCCGGCACGCTGGTCAGCTCCCGGAACGGCAACGTCGTCTACACCGCGGGCCACTGCGTCTGGGACGTCGAGACCCAGCAGTGGGTCCGGAACTTCGTCTTCATCCCGGGATACAGCAACGGAACGTCCCCGTTCGAGGCCTATGTCGCGACCACGCTGTCGGCGCCGAACGGCTACACCAGCGCCGGCAACTTCAGTTACGACATCGGCATGGCCACGGTCGACGGCGACCCGCAGGCTGACCTCGGTGGCTCCCGCCAGATCGCGTTCAACCTCGATCCCTACCGCCGCAAGTACACGCTGTACGGCTACCCGGCCGAGCCCGATCCGCCCTATGACGGCCAGACCCTGGTCGGCTGCGACTCACAGGTGGCACTCCGTGACGCCGGCATCCCCCAGACGATGGGCGTGACGCCCTGCGACATGCGGCAGGGAACCAGCGGCGGCGGCTGGATCACCGACGGCAACTACCTCAACTCGGTGACGAGCTACACCTACTGCGAGACCAACTCCAGTCTCTGCGAACTTCTGTGGGGTCCGTACTTCTCGAACGCGGCCAAGTCCCTCTACACGAGCGAGGCCGCGGGCGGCTCGGTCGCTCCGACCCTCAAAGTGAAGTTCTCGCCGCCGAAGGTCGTCCGGAAGCGCCGGGTCCTGTTCAAGTTCGCCGGCGCGGGATCCACACCAGTCCACTTCCAGTGCCGCCTCGACAGCCGGTCATTCAGCAAGTGCGCCGCACGCACTCTTGTCGTGAATCTGACCGCGGGCCGTCACGTGTTCCGGGTGCGCTCGGCCGACCAGACCGGTCACAAGAGTGACAAGACGATCAAGAAGTCATTCCGGGTCATCCTCAAGAAGAAGAAACAGCGGCGCTGACCGGGCGCAAGGGCCTCAGAG is a genomic window containing:
- a CDS encoding DUF1501 domain-containing protein; this translates as MSHDCCNNYTRSQLLRDAAAQAGQGLPVIETGMPLPAGTGLTRRRFLAGATGLALSVYGASKLPFSIFDEGIAQAAQSDRVIVSIFLDGGADALSILAPTGHPRYYDLRPNLALSPESGTAFSEDPSLRWHPAAAGLSQLHGEGKVTVLPAIGYDSPNQSHFTSRHFWEVGELDTNGMTGWLGRYLDHVGSDVNPLQGLSLSGTLSPALATAEKPVAAVDGVTDYDLWSHVDDPVSRELFRSFKRMGSFRSDSPALEQSRRAIGSTNIVRESLEGFDEFKSPVVYPEDSYLARQLSGLGALLGAGMPLHIVSVNADGGYDTHSDQATELEGNLKSTCDSILAFQRDLEKRGLQDRVLIEMWSEFGRRPEENSSGTDHGAAGAAFIIGSLANGHMVGEFPGLTKLDEDDNLRHTSDFRSMYCSLLEQWLGQDATPIIPGASKLVRPKLVRA
- a CDS encoding NAD(P)/FAD-dependent oxidoreductase, with protein sequence MAWNIVIAGGGFAGANVARHLEKVLPRQSARLSLVNDVNFALYTPFLPEAAAGTLEPRHVVTPLRDIIHRANLRLGVIDAHDPGNKTVRLHDHAGENETVPYDHLVLAPGSISRFLPIPGLSEHAVGFKGLADAIYLRNHVIDTLEQANSTEDAALRDQLLTYVFVGGGYSGLEALAELQDFAADAMQHYPRARLHGMRWVLVEAKDRVLPEVDQSLADYAVRELRGRGIDIRMSTTLSEVTATTATISTGEVIPTRTLVWTAGVVPHPSLKNLAVPLDESGKVIVDSSLAVEGMPGVWALGDAAAVPDPTGGLCPPTAQHAVRQAPVVAANIAASVGIGAAKTFDYRGGAAFVNLGRYKAVGKIGNFKFRGFPAWWMARSYHMSQIPGLSRKVRAVIDWTASLPFSRDLAEVGSIGRPARLGPEQYEHGGSHRPIE